The following are encoded in a window of Candidatus Methylomirabilis limnetica genomic DNA:
- a CDS encoding YcbK family protein: MSESAHQHWTRRSFLKASLASALLLVGKPAWAQDLAVPPVPEGKEGKLSLYNTHNHERLEVAYRDSSGQYDPDALSAIDHLLRCHYANRSTKMDVRVIEFLNALDKRLGGDNEIHVISGFRSPEYNRLLARKGRRGVARHSLHLSGRAIDLRIPGVSPNVIKKAALDMRYGGVGYYPRRGFVHLDSGTFRHW, from the coding sequence ATGTCAGAATCGGCTCATCAGCACTGGACACGAAGATCCTTCCTGAAAGCTTCTCTCGCTTCCGCCCTCTTGCTAGTCGGCAAGCCGGCGTGGGCGCAGGACTTGGCCGTCCCACCGGTCCCGGAGGGGAAAGAGGGGAAACTCTCCCTGTATAATACTCACAACCACGAGCGGCTGGAGGTCGCCTATCGGGACTCATCCGGCCAATATGACCCGGACGCATTGAGCGCCATTGACCATCTTCTTCGCTGCCATTATGCGAATCGGTCGACCAAGATGGATGTTCGGGTGATTGAGTTTTTGAATGCGCTGGATAAGCGATTGGGAGGGGACAACGAAATCCACGTCATATCGGGTTTCAGGTCGCCTGAGTATAATCGACTGCTGGCAAGAAAAGGGAGGCGGGGGGTGGCAAGACATAGCCTCCATCTGTCTGGTAGGGCCATAGATCTCCGCATCCCAGGGGTTAGCCCAAATGTGATCAAGAAGGCTGCGCTCGATATGAGATATGGTGGAGTGGGTTATTATCCCCGCAGGGGTTTTGTCCACCTGGATTCTGGGACATTCAGGCACTGGTAA
- a CDS encoding L,D-transpeptidase, with product MEWECQRLRARETLETLFGNRWVDVARFNRIDRRHAYPGISLKVPKRLEDVIGFTPMPQEYPLAASEAKFILIDLAEQFLGAYEYGRLSFSAPIATGDKSNETPAGEFTITAAHRRHHSSLYTIEKTNIPYPMNYALRFHVNKKGVAFWIHGRDVPGYPASHGCIGLYDEPMQKKHYGFPREPILEDARTLYTWVLAPLPEDEKYRLLDNGPRMLIIGRAPIPLRRSNQDGARVRPAPRIAPETMH from the coding sequence GTGGAATGGGAGTGCCAACGTCTGCGTGCCCGCGAGACGCTGGAAACCCTGTTCGGGAACCGGTGGGTGGATGTGGCCCGATTCAACCGGATCGACCGGCGCCATGCCTATCCCGGCATCTCTCTGAAGGTCCCCAAGCGTCTTGAAGACGTGATAGGCTTCACGCCGATGCCTCAGGAGTACCCCTTAGCAGCCAGCGAAGCCAAGTTTATCCTGATCGATCTCGCGGAGCAGTTCCTTGGAGCATATGAATATGGTCGGCTGTCGTTTTCGGCGCCAATTGCCACAGGCGATAAAAGTAACGAGACCCCGGCAGGCGAATTTACAATTACCGCAGCCCACCGGCGCCACCATTCATCCCTCTATACCATCGAGAAGACCAACATCCCGTATCCGATGAACTACGCCCTTCGATTCCATGTCAACAAGAAAGGCGTCGCTTTCTGGATTCATGGGCGTGATGTTCCCGGATATCCAGCCTCGCACGGCTGCATCGGACTATACGACGAACCGATGCAGAAAAAGCACTATGGATTCCCCCGCGAACCGATCCTTGAGGATGCCAGAACCCTCTACACATGGGTGCTGGCGCCTCTACCCGAGGATGAGAAGTATCGGCTCCTGGACAATGGGCCACGGATGCTGATTATCGGCCGAGCGCCGATTCCGCTGCGACGATCAAACCAGGACGGCGCACGCGTCCGGCCCGCCCCTCGAATCGCTCCCGAAACGATGCATTGA
- a CDS encoding ABC transporter permease, whose protein sequence is MQFLKLILRNALRHRLRTALTLLGLVVAILSFGLLQTIVSAWYAGAEGAAPTRLVTRNAISLVFALPLSYRDQIRAVDGVRSVSHATWFAGIYQDPKNFFPQFAIEPRTYLAMYPEYLVAPQEFAAFLRDRKGAVIGRKLAGTYHLKVGDVLPLRGTIYPGTWEFTVRTIYDGVDAKTDTSQMFFHWEYLTETMKKRSRSHADQVGVYVVDVADADRVAEVSYAIDALFKNSLAETLTETERAFQIGFVKQTEALVVAIQIVSYIVIVIILAVMANTMAMTARERLGEYATLKVLGFSPVYIAALILGESVAIAAIGAAIGIALTFPVSDWFAAQVGTLFPVFKVSGQTVMLQVLCALGVGVVAAIVPGRRAATVKIAEGLRAIR, encoded by the coding sequence GTGCAGTTCCTGAAGCTCATCCTCCGCAACGCGCTGCGCCACAGGCTGCGCACTGCGCTCACGCTGCTCGGGCTGGTCGTGGCGATCCTGTCGTTCGGGCTGCTGCAGACGATCGTGAGCGCGTGGTACGCCGGCGCGGAGGGCGCGGCGCCGACGCGGCTCGTAACGCGCAACGCGATCTCGCTCGTCTTCGCGCTACCGCTCAGCTATCGCGACCAGATCCGCGCCGTCGACGGCGTACGCTCCGTCTCGCATGCGACTTGGTTCGCCGGCATCTATCAGGACCCCAAGAACTTCTTCCCGCAGTTCGCCATCGAACCGCGCACCTATTTGGCCATGTACCCTGAGTACCTCGTAGCGCCGCAGGAGTTCGCCGCCTTTCTGCGCGACCGCAAGGGCGCCGTCATCGGTCGCAAGCTCGCCGGCACATACCACCTCAAGGTCGGAGACGTGCTGCCGCTGCGCGGGACGATCTATCCCGGCACCTGGGAGTTTACGGTGCGCACCATCTACGACGGTGTCGATGCGAAGACCGATACCTCGCAGATGTTCTTCCACTGGGAGTATCTCACCGAGACGATGAAGAAGCGCTCCCGCAGTCACGCCGATCAAGTCGGCGTCTATGTCGTCGACGTCGCGGATGCCGACCGCGTGGCCGAAGTGAGCTACGCAATCGATGCGCTGTTCAAAAACTCGCTCGCCGAGACGCTGACCGAAACCGAGCGCGCGTTTCAGATCGGCTTCGTCAAGCAGACCGAGGCGCTTGTCGTCGCGATCCAGATCGTATCCTACATCGTAATCGTCATCATCCTCGCGGTGATGGCGAACACAATGGCGATGACCGCCCGTGAGCGGCTCGGCGAGTACGCGACGCTCAAAGTCCTCGGGTTCTCACCCGTCTACATCGCGGCGCTCATCCTCGGCGAATCGGTCGCGATCGCCGCGATCGGAGCGGCAATAGGCATCGCGCTGACGTTCCCGGTAAGCGACTGGTTCGCAGCGCAGGTGGGCACACTGTTCCCAGTGTTCAAGGTGAGCGGCCAGACCGTTATGCTGCAGGTCCTCTGCGCGCTCGGAGTCGGCGTCGTTGCGGCGATTGTGCCAGGGCGGCGGGCGGCGACGGTAAAGATAGCGGAGGGGCTACGCGCGATCCGGTGA
- a CDS encoding SDR family oxidoreductase, translated as MTSSGGRRVWAGYGAVSAAKAALESHIRQLAMELAPIGITANAIRAGVTDTPALRKIPGSQGIVETAMRLNPSGRLTTPEDIAEILVTLSRPETYWMTGNVIGVDGGEDVVAFFISPATAAGTERPTPA; from the coding sequence ATAACCAGTTCTGGCGGGAGGCGGGTCTGGGCCGGCTATGGGGCCGTCTCGGCGGCCAAGGCAGCTCTGGAGTCGCATATCCGGCAGCTCGCGATGGAGCTGGCCCCCATAGGGATTACGGCGAACGCTATCCGCGCAGGGGTCACCGATACTCCAGCGCTCCGGAAGATCCCAGGAAGCCAGGGGATCGTAGAAACTGCGATGCGGCTCAATCCCTCCGGCCGCCTCACCACGCCCGAAGACATTGCCGAAATCCTCGTCACCTTGAGCCGCCCCGAGACCTACTGGATGACAGGTAACGTGATCGGGGTGGATGGGGGCGAGGATGTCGTAGCGTTCTTTATCTCCCCTGCAACGGCGGCAGGCACGGAAAGGCCGACGCCCGCTTGA
- a CDS encoding DegQ family serine endoprotease, translated as MRNGRFNTRTLIAVAASCLILGVLITASLNLVPISKATTAGFWTEQRESRALSSSQTSDGKLWVRLAKELTPAVVNISTTQVVKGRGISPRGPFGEDDPSNEFFKRYFGESPRQFKATSLGSGFIINKDGYILTNNHVVENATDITVKLGDGREFKAKLIGRDPKTDIALIKIEVSSLPVIPFGDSDKLEVGEPVMAIGNPFGLSQTVTTGIVSAKGRFIGEGPYDNFIQTDASINRGNSGGPLINTNGEAVGVNTAILSPTGGSIGIGFAIPIAMIKEVLPQLKERGQVTRGWLGVAIQPITPELGKRFSLKQANGALVSDVMEGSPAEHAGVKPGDVIVEFDGKNVKSSTDLPHIVASTPVGKDVAMKVIRDGAELTLRIKVGELKEEQMAAITPSSPKTKLGIDIQELNPALSRKFGIKGEKGVVVTEVEPESPGDAAGLQPGDLILEINRVKVTTVNQVKRILEKTKPDEPTLLLIKRDGGTRYVVIGADG; from the coding sequence ATGCGTAATGGACGGTTTAACACCAGAACTTTGATAGCAGTGGCAGCGTCCTGCTTGATTCTTGGAGTACTTATCACGGCCTCTTTGAATCTAGTCCCGATCTCAAAGGCCACGACTGCGGGGTTTTGGACGGAACAACGAGAGAGCAGGGCGCTTAGTTCGAGTCAGACCTCAGATGGGAAGCTCTGGGTTCGGTTGGCGAAGGAGCTGACTCCCGCTGTGGTGAATATCAGCACCACTCAGGTGGTCAAGGGAAGGGGCATCTCTCCTCGCGGCCCTTTCGGTGAAGACGATCCATCCAACGAGTTCTTTAAACGGTACTTCGGTGAGAGTCCCCGGCAATTCAAGGCGACCAGCCTTGGATCCGGATTCATTATTAACAAAGACGGCTACATTCTGACGAATAACCACGTGGTCGAGAACGCCACGGACATTACCGTGAAGCTGGGTGACGGCCGAGAGTTCAAGGCGAAGCTGATCGGGAGGGATCCAAAGACTGATATCGCCCTCATCAAAATCGAGGTCTCCAGCCTGCCCGTGATCCCGTTTGGTGACTCGGATAAACTGGAGGTAGGCGAGCCGGTCATGGCGATTGGCAATCCATTCGGCCTGAGCCAGACGGTCACCACCGGTATCGTCAGCGCCAAAGGCCGGTTCATTGGCGAAGGCCCGTATGACAACTTTATCCAGACCGATGCCTCTATTAATCGGGGCAACAGCGGCGGCCCACTGATCAACACCAACGGTGAGGCGGTGGGAGTCAACACCGCCATACTCAGCCCAACAGGCGGTTCGATCGGGATCGGCTTTGCGATTCCTATCGCTATGATTAAGGAGGTTCTGCCGCAGCTCAAAGAGAGGGGGCAAGTCACCAGGGGGTGGCTTGGCGTGGCGATTCAACCGATTACCCCGGAGCTAGGCAAGAGATTCTCCCTCAAGCAGGCGAATGGCGCCCTGGTGTCGGATGTTATGGAGGGATCACCAGCCGAACACGCCGGGGTCAAACCAGGGGACGTCATTGTGGAGTTTGATGGCAAGAACGTCAAGTCCTCTACCGATCTGCCCCACATCGTCGCCAGTACCCCGGTGGGGAAAGATGTCGCTATGAAAGTCATCCGCGACGGGGCCGAACTCACGCTGCGGATCAAGGTTGGCGAGCTTAAAGAGGAGCAGATGGCGGCCATTACGCCGTCCTCTCCGAAAACGAAGCTGGGAATCGATATTCAGGAACTCAATCCGGCACTCTCCCGTAAGTTTGGAATTAAGGGTGAAAAAGGCGTTGTGGTCACAGAGGTTGAACCTGAGAGCCCCGGTGATGCGGCCGGGTTACAACCAGGAGATCTGATCCTGGAGATCAACCGTGTAAAGGTGACGACAGTGAACCAGGTCAAGCGGATTTTGGAGAAAACTAAGCCAGACGAGCCGACGCTACTTCTGATCAAGCGGGACGGTGGGACGCGGTATGTGGTGATCGGGGCCGACGGGTAG
- the queC gene encoding 7-cyano-7-deazaguanine synthase QueC produces MNLSACNVQAGKRAVVLLSGGLDSATAAAMAKAEGYALHALTFRYGQRHAREVESAKKIAAALGVVRHLILKLDLRQIGGSALTADIPVPKGRGLEEIEAGIPVTYVPARNTIFLSHALAWAEVIGSKDIVLGVNAIDYSGYPDCRPEYIAAFEQMANLATQAGVEGGSRLTIHTPLIHFTKAEIVRRGAALGVDFALTWSCYDPTPDGRPCRACDSCILREKGFAEAGLLDPGPTASKLPFER; encoded by the coding sequence GTGAACCTGTCTGCGTGCAACGTACAGGCAGGCAAGCGTGCTGTCGTCCTGCTGAGCGGTGGACTCGACTCCGCAACAGCAGCCGCAATGGCAAAGGCCGAGGGGTATGCGCTTCATGCCCTCACCTTTCGCTACGGCCAGCGTCACGCGCGCGAGGTGGAGAGCGCGAAGAAGATCGCAGCCGCCCTTGGTGTCGTCCGGCACCTGATCCTTAAGCTTGATCTTCGGCAGATTGGCGGTTCAGCCCTGACCGCTGACATCCCGGTGCCAAAGGGCCGCGGGCTGGAGGAGATTGAGGCCGGCATCCCCGTCACCTACGTCCCTGCCCGTAACACCATCTTTCTCTCCCATGCGCTGGCTTGGGCGGAGGTGATCGGCTCTAAAGACATCGTGCTCGGGGTCAACGCGATCGACTATAGCGGGTACCCGGATTGTCGGCCGGAATACATCGCGGCCTTCGAGCAGATGGCGAACCTGGCGACGCAGGCCGGCGTTGAAGGCGGATCCAGGCTGACCATCCATACCCCGCTGATCCACTTTACCAAGGCCGAGATCGTCCGGCGAGGCGCTGCCCTTGGGGTAGATTTCGCGCTAACCTGGAGTTGCTACGACCCGACCCCGGATGGGCGGCCCTGTCGCGCCTGTGACAGTTGCATCCTGCGGGAGAAAGGCTTCGCCGAAGCCGGCCTCCTGGACCCTGGCCCTACTGCCTCTAAGCTGCCTTTTGAGCGGTAG
- a CDS encoding ABC transporter permease: MPIPIAYSVRNLWARKFTTALTAGGMALVVFVFTAVMMLDAGLKKTLVATGQPNNILVTRRSSGTEIQSGVARTQAAIIESQPEIAIGPGGVRMASKEVVVLITQPKRNTGVPTNVTVRGVGLQGLTLRPQIRVISGRMFRPDSAEIAVGRSIAERFNGTGIGERLRFGGRDWTVVGVFDAGGSAFDSEVWGDGEQMIQAFRRTAFSSVAARLADPSRFDALKPRLESDPRLTLDVKREQTFYEEQSQAMSNFISYLGLTLSVIFSVGAMIGAMITMYAAVATRTSEIGVLRALGFRRGSILVAFLVEALFLGLAGWVVGLALASAMQLVQISTMNWQSFSELAFRFALTPEIVWKSLVFALAMGLAGGFLPAVRAARLKIVDALRAA; this comes from the coding sequence ATGCCGATTCCCATTGCGTATAGTGTACGTAACCTCTGGGCTCGTAAGTTTACCACCGCGCTTACCGCGGGTGGGATGGCGCTCGTCGTCTTTGTATTCACCGCAGTGATGATGCTCGATGCCGGACTCAAGAAAACGCTCGTGGCGACCGGACAGCCCAACAACATCCTTGTCACGCGCCGCTCCTCCGGCACCGAGATTCAGAGCGGGGTCGCGCGCACGCAGGCGGCGATCATAGAGAGCCAGCCCGAGATCGCGATCGGTCCCGGCGGGGTGCGGATGGCGTCGAAGGAGGTGGTCGTGCTGATTACGCAGCCGAAGCGCAACACCGGGGTGCCGACCAACGTGACTGTGCGCGGGGTGGGCTTGCAGGGTCTCACCCTTCGCCCACAGATCCGGGTGATCTCCGGGCGGATGTTTCGGCCGGACAGCGCCGAGATCGCGGTAGGCAGGAGCATCGCCGAGCGCTTCAACGGCACGGGTATCGGTGAACGGCTGCGCTTTGGGGGCCGCGACTGGACGGTGGTCGGCGTATTCGACGCCGGCGGATCGGCGTTCGACTCCGAGGTGTGGGGCGACGGCGAGCAGATGATCCAGGCGTTCCGACGGACGGCGTTCTCGTCGGTCGCCGCACGCCTCGCTGACCCGTCGCGGTTCGACGCGCTGAAGCCGCGCCTCGAGTCCGACCCGCGGCTCACGCTCGACGTAAAGCGCGAGCAGACCTTCTACGAAGAGCAGTCGCAGGCTATGTCGAACTTCATCAGCTACCTCGGACTGACCCTTTCGGTCATCTTCTCGGTCGGCGCGATGATCGGCGCAATGATCACCATGTACGCTGCGGTGGCTACCCGCACGTCGGAGATCGGCGTACTGCGCGCGCTCGGGTTTCGGCGCGGCTCGATCCTTGTCGCGTTCCTCGTGGAGGCGCTCTTCCTCGGCCTCGCCGGATGGGTGGTAGGGCTGGCGCTCGCCTCGGCGATGCAACTCGTACAGATCTCGACGATGAACTGGCAATCGTTCTCGGAGCTCGCGTTCCGGTTCGCGCTTACGCCGGAGATCGTCTGGAAGTCGCTCGTATTCGCGCTCGCGATGGGACTGGCGGGCGGGTTCCTGCCCGCAGTTCGCGCAGCGCGCTTAAAGATCGTGGATGCGCTAAGGGCAGCTTAG
- a CDS encoding ABC transporter ATP-binding protein: MQETVAPLPLIDIRNVAKSYWRGGQIVPVLTDITLEVHAGDFLGLMGPSGSGKSTLLNLIAGIDKPDAGQILFDGVDITRLSETALADWRAGTVGFIFQFYNLIPVLTAFENVELPLTLTRLTRRERREHVEAALALVGLSDRMPHYPSELSGGQQQRVAIARAIITDPRLIVADEPTGDLDRHSAEEVLKLMDRLSTDLGKTIVMVTHDRRAADQAHAIMYLDKGELSTAVDVHEQSLR, from the coding sequence GTGCAGGAGACCGTCGCTCCGCTGCCACTGATCGACATCCGCAACGTCGCGAAGTCCTACTGGCGCGGCGGACAGATCGTACCGGTGTTGACCGACATCACCCTCGAGGTGCACGCGGGCGACTTCCTAGGCCTGATGGGCCCATCGGGCTCGGGCAAGTCGACACTGCTCAATCTGATCGCCGGTATCGACAAGCCCGACGCCGGACAGATCCTCTTCGACGGCGTCGACATCACCCGGCTGTCGGAGACCGCGCTCGCAGACTGGCGCGCGGGCACGGTCGGCTTCATCTTCCAGTTCTACAACCTGATACCGGTCCTGACAGCCTTCGAGAACGTCGAACTGCCGCTCACGCTGACGCGCCTCACCCGCCGCGAGCGGCGCGAGCACGTGGAAGCGGCGCTCGCGCTCGTCGGTCTGTCGGATCGTATGCCGCACTATCCATCGGAGCTCTCCGGTGGGCAGCAGCAGCGTGTCGCAATCGCGCGCGCGATCATTACCGACCCGCGGCTGATCGTAGCCGACGAGCCGACCGGCGACCTCGACCGCCACTCGGCCGAGGAGGTGCTCAAACTCATGGACCGCCTGAGCACCGACCTCGGCAAGACGATCGTGATGGTCACGCACGACCGGCGCGCCGCAGACCAGGCCCATGCGATCATGTATCTCGACAAGGGCGAGCTGTCGACGGCGGTCGATGTACACGAGCAGTCGCTGAGGTGA
- a CDS encoding efflux RND transporter periplasmic adaptor subunit, translated as MDSPDLSKLSIDRTAARIPRARRRLWPWAVGLVLLVATAVLGFSGGLGGSVTVETASVTTAYPSQAVTVLNATGYVVAQRKAAVASKATGRLEWLGVMEGSRVKKDEIIARIESRDVAAGREQAAASVKVAEANLEQAQAELRDAERNLTRWRELSQNKLISELELDTAIARADKASAAVRSSDAAIAVARANLKVADVSFDQTLIRAPFNGVVLTKNANVGDNITPFSSAVDTKGAVLTMADMSTLEVEADVAESSLSRIKVNQPCEIQLDAVPDTRFAGMVNRIVPTIDRAKATVMVKIGFVDRDARLLPDMSAKVAFLEREVAPADRKPVTAVPRQAIVERDGAKVVFVLKDGRAIRTKIETGRALGDLVEVSGVPAGEKVVLKPLDKLADGTRIKMNKK; from the coding sequence TTGGATAGTCCCGATCTCTCGAAGTTGAGCATCGACCGAACTGCGGCCCGCATACCGCGCGCGCGCCGACGGCTGTGGCCTTGGGCGGTGGGCCTCGTCCTGTTGGTCGCTACGGCAGTACTCGGATTCTCCGGCGGCCTCGGCGGTTCTGTGACGGTGGAGACCGCCTCGGTCACGACCGCGTATCCGTCACAGGCGGTGACCGTGCTGAACGCTACAGGCTACGTCGTCGCACAGCGCAAGGCCGCGGTGGCGTCAAAGGCGACGGGACGCCTCGAATGGCTCGGCGTGATGGAAGGTAGCCGCGTCAAGAAGGACGAGATCATCGCGCGGATTGAAAGCCGCGACGTCGCAGCGGGCCGCGAGCAGGCGGCGGCGAGCGTTAAGGTCGCCGAGGCGAACCTCGAGCAGGCACAGGCCGAGCTGCGCGACGCCGAACGTAACTTGACGCGTTGGCGTGAGCTGTCCCAGAACAAGCTTATCAGCGAATTGGAGCTCGACACCGCGATAGCGCGGGCCGACAAGGCGAGCGCGGCGGTGCGGTCGAGTGATGCCGCCATCGCGGTCGCTCGGGCGAACCTGAAGGTGGCGGACGTCTCGTTCGACCAGACACTGATCCGCGCGCCGTTCAACGGGGTAGTGCTCACCAAGAACGCGAACGTCGGCGACAATATCACCCCGTTCTCGAGCGCTGTCGATACCAAGGGCGCGGTTCTAACCATGGCCGATATGTCGACGCTCGAAGTAGAGGCGGACGTGGCGGAGTCCTCGCTCAGCCGGATCAAGGTCAACCAGCCGTGTGAGATTCAGCTCGACGCCGTGCCCGACACACGCTTTGCCGGCATGGTGAACCGCATCGTTCCGACCATCGATCGCGCGAAGGCGACGGTGATGGTAAAGATCGGATTCGTGGACCGCGACGCGCGCCTACTGCCCGACATGAGTGCCAAGGTCGCGTTCCTCGAGCGCGAGGTCGCACCGGCCGATCGGAAGCCGGTCACCGCCGTCCCGAGGCAGGCGATCGTCGAGCGCGACGGCGCGAAGGTCGTCTTTGTCCTGAAAGACGGCAGGGCGATACGCACCAAGATCGAGACCGGCCGCGCGCTCGGTGATCTGGTCGAGGTGAGCGGCGTCCCGGCAGGGGAGAAGGTCGTCCTCAAGCCCCTCGATAAGCTCGCCGACGGGACGCGCATCAAGATGAACAAGAAGTGA
- a CDS encoding radical SAM protein: MSLRVNEIFYSIQGESTYAGRPCVFVRLTGCNLRCRWCDTAYAFHEGESRSVEQALEQVRSYKCPLVEITGGEPLLQEDVYPLISRLLLEEYEVLIETGGSLSVDRLDPRVVKILDLKAPGSEMDPHNNFDNLRYLDRKDQIKFVVADRRDYEWAKQVMAEHTLAEKVQVLFSPVFGELHPGELAEWLLADRLAARLQIQLHKYLWEPSRRGV; encoded by the coding sequence ATGAGTCTCCGCGTGAACGAGATCTTCTACAGCATCCAGGGGGAATCGACCTATGCCGGTCGGCCGTGTGTCTTTGTCCGCCTGACCGGGTGTAACCTGCGGTGCCGGTGGTGCGATACGGCCTACGCTTTCCACGAGGGCGAGTCGCGCTCGGTAGAGCAGGCACTGGAACAGGTACGGTCCTATAAGTGCCCATTGGTCGAGATCACTGGGGGGGAGCCGTTGTTGCAGGAAGATGTGTATCCTCTAATCAGTCGCTTGCTCCTTGAGGAATACGAAGTCCTGATCGAAACAGGGGGGAGCCTCAGCGTTGATCGCCTCGATCCCAGGGTGGTCAAGATCCTGGACCTTAAGGCCCCGGGGAGCGAGATGGACCCTCACAACAATTTTGATAACCTCCGGTATCTCGACAGGAAGGACCAGATCAAATTCGTCGTCGCGGATCGCCGGGACTACGAGTGGGCGAAGCAAGTGATGGCGGAGCATACCCTGGCCGAAAAGGTCCAGGTTCTCTTCTCCCCGGTGTTCGGCGAGTTACATCCTGGCGAGCTGGCGGAATGGCTCTTGGCTGATCGACTTGCCGCCAGACTCCAGATTCAACTTCATAAGTACCTTTGGGAGCCAAGTCGGCGGGGAGTGTAG
- a CDS encoding Mur ligase family protein, with the protein MDASAVNSVFITTSNKLGAFESGIVVVWGGAMFSVVVGGVGTLIVVALAAVAWTQLRRLGPLHKTLSMDRNILHQVRARLHHWKLRFEARYVVRTGVWVRRAPVIAVTGTNGKTTTVHLIDRMLRAAGYKVGTCTTYGVYQNGVRVAVGDRAGHRGIWRALHCPGLQVVVAEVGRGGMLCYGPGFSTCRVGVVTNVLADHLGLEGVWTLDQMAEAKSEIARRTHPSGAVVLNADDPRVAAMTMVSRASPIFFTVAGRENEFDRGWFLRDGWLWRKDDAREGRLLPATEMPMTFGGHQRYNIANALAALAAIEGISDTFPVPRQAQLTVLREYERDYRDYPVGRFILARFRGHYVLLLHCKNPDAYRLEAPMIRRVQEALGCRYLVGVASSVGNREEDYHRSVSEEIAGLSDGVFLRPPVAKYLRGMAPEEMMRRLSSGLKPGQLLSVESLTMVETIERTKQRFGESFLLAYFVASYDPLLKLNEFLLEAEVVPVPTAALEGAP; encoded by the coding sequence GTGGACGCGTCCGCCGTCAACAGTGTCTTCATCACGACCTCCAACAAACTCGGTGCGTTCGAGTCCGGCATCGTGGTGGTGTGGGGCGGCGCAATGTTCTCGGTCGTGGTGGGTGGCGTCGGCACGCTCATTGTCGTTGCGCTAGCCGCGGTCGCGTGGACACAACTCCGCCGTCTTGGCCCATTACATAAAACCCTGAGCATGGATAGGAACATTCTCCATCAAGTGCGCGCCCGGTTGCATCACTGGAAGCTGCGATTCGAAGCCCGGTATGTTGTGCGGACGGGTGTATGGGTGCGACGCGCGCCCGTCATCGCGGTTACCGGTACCAATGGGAAAACCACGACGGTTCACCTCATTGACCGGATGCTGCGTGCCGCTGGCTACAAGGTTGGAACGTGCACCACCTACGGCGTGTACCAAAACGGCGTTCGCGTTGCTGTTGGTGATCGTGCCGGTCACCGTGGAATTTGGCGGGCGCTGCACTGTCCGGGGTTGCAAGTGGTTGTCGCCGAAGTGGGGCGCGGCGGGATGCTTTGTTACGGGCCTGGCTTCTCAACGTGCCGGGTCGGAGTTGTGACCAATGTGTTGGCGGATCATCTCGGCTTGGAAGGAGTGTGGACGCTCGACCAGATGGCGGAGGCCAAGTCTGAGATTGCCCGTCGCACCCATCCGTCAGGCGCAGTGGTGTTGAATGCGGACGATCCGCGCGTCGCGGCGATGACGATGGTGAGTCGCGCCAGTCCCATCTTCTTTACCGTCGCGGGACGCGAGAATGAGTTCGACCGGGGCTGGTTTCTGCGCGACGGCTGGTTGTGGCGCAAAGATGACGCGAGGGAGGGGCGCCTGCTGCCAGCAACGGAAATGCCGATGACGTTCGGCGGACACCAACGCTACAACATCGCCAACGCCCTCGCGGCGCTTGCGGCCATTGAGGGAATCAGCGACACGTTTCCAGTGCCGCGCCAAGCGCAACTCACTGTGTTGCGCGAGTACGAACGCGACTATCGGGATTATCCTGTCGGTCGCTTCATCCTGGCCCGGTTCCGAGGTCATTACGTGTTGCTGTTGCACTGCAAGAACCCCGACGCCTACCGGCTCGAAGCGCCGATGATCCGTCGGGTTCAAGAGGCGCTCGGGTGCCGGTATCTCGTGGGGGTGGCCAGTTCTGTTGGCAACCGTGAGGAGGACTATCATCGCTCGGTGTCCGAAGAAATTGCCGGATTGAGCGACGGCGTGTTCCTTCGGCCGCCGGTTGCGAAATATCTTCGCGGGATGGCACCGGAGGAAATGATGCGGCGCCTTTCGTCGGGGTTGAAGCCGGGACAACTTCTCAGTGTCGAATCGCTCACGATGGTGGAGACGATCGAGCGGACGAAGCAACGGTTCGGCGAGTCGTTTCTGCTGGCGTATTTCGTAGCGTCATACGACCCGTTGTTGAAACTGAATGAATTCCTGCTCGAAGCCGAAGTGGTGCCGGTTCCTACGGCGGCACTGGAAGGTGCTCCGTAG